From the Candidatus Poribacteria bacterium genome, one window contains:
- a CDS encoding SMP-30/gluconolactonase/LRE family protein codes for MALDVRDSRLLDLIDAEAAVEQIATDCEFTEGPLWHATEAFLLFSDIPANKMRKWDADSGMTVFREPSGKSNGLTYDKGGHLIACEHANRRVSRTTADGQVLTIASHYQGKRLNSPNDVVVKSDGSIYFTDPPYGLSAAYGVESEKELDFQGVYRLSPNGDTLTLLVDNFDRPNGICFSPDESILYINDTERMHVRAFDVQPDGTIANDRVFGEEEGDTGKPDGMKADIHGNVYLTGPDGIWVFAPDGTHLGIILVPERSANLAWGGDAWQSLFITASTSVYRVECKATGVAVP; via the coding sequence CGTACGCGATTCACGACTATTGGATTTGATTGATGCTGAAGCAGCTGTTGAACAAATAGCAACGGACTGCGAATTCACCGAGGGACCGCTCTGGCACGCGACGGAAGCGTTTCTGCTTTTCAGTGATATTCCTGCGAACAAGATGCGGAAATGGGATGCGGATTCTGGAATGACCGTTTTTCGTGAACCCTCTGGAAAATCAAATGGTTTGACGTACGATAAGGGTGGACATCTTATCGCTTGTGAACACGCAAACCGCCGAGTTTCGCGAACAACGGCAGATGGACAGGTGCTCACAATTGCGTCCCACTATCAGGGCAAACGCTTGAACAGTCCGAACGATGTTGTCGTGAAATCCGATGGAAGCATCTATTTCACCGACCCACCGTATGGATTAAGCGCAGCGTACGGCGTTGAATCGGAGAAGGAACTCGATTTTCAAGGTGTCTATCGCTTGTCCCCAAATGGTGATACACTGACACTTCTCGTTGACAATTTTGACAGACCCAACGGTATCTGTTTCTCACCAGATGAGTCCATCCTCTATATCAACGATACCGAACGGATGCACGTCCGTGCATTTGATGTGCAGCCCGATGGCACAATCGCGAACGACCGCGTCTTTGGTGAAGAGGAAGGGGATACCGGAAAACCGGACGGAATGAAAGCCGATATACACGGAAATGTTTATTTAACTGGTCCCGATGGTATTTGGGTTTTCGCGCCTGACGGAACACACCTCGGAATTATTCTCGTCCCAGAACGCTCAGCGAATTTGGCGTGGGGTGGAGATGCTTGGCAAAGCTTGTTTATCACGGCGAGTACCTCTGTCTATCGAGTAGAATGCAAAGCAACTGGGGTCGCAGTGCCGTAA
- the dut gene encoding dUTP diphosphatase, whose protein sequence is MPMKIKIKRIDKTLPLPKYETVGSVGFDLICRESAEIAPNSIVLIPANVIVETPPGYMLMVCSRSSTPRKLGLMVPQGVGIVDNDYCGEEDELQIQVYNFTDEVVHVEKGSRIAQGIFVRVDTAEWNEVEQMTTPSRGGFGSTDR, encoded by the coding sequence ATGCCAATGAAAATCAAAATCAAACGTATAGATAAAACGCTTCCGTTGCCGAAATATGAGACTGTAGGCTCTGTAGGTTTTGATCTCATCTGTCGCGAATCAGCGGAGATTGCCCCGAACTCTATTGTCCTCATCCCGGCGAATGTTATCGTCGAAACACCCCCTGGCTATATGCTGATGGTATGTTCGCGAAGCAGCACACCGCGTAAATTGGGATTGATGGTGCCGCAAGGCGTGGGTATTGTCGATAACGATTATTGTGGCGAAGAGGACGAACTGCAAATTCAGGTTTACAACTTTACGGATGAGGTTGTGCACGTTGAAAAAGGCAGTCGGATTGCGCAAGGAATTTTTGTACGTGTGGACACCGCAGAATGGAACGAAGTTGAACAGATGACGACACCGTCTCGCGGCGGATTTGGCAGCACAGATCGGTAG
- a CDS encoding thymidylate synthase, with protein MKQYLEGLQQVLDAGVDRVGRNGKTRALFGMQMRYNLEDGFPAVTTKKLAFRSVKAELLGFLRGYDHAEQFEKLGTQIWNANADAWGRDGYLGRIYGVQWRKWQTEEGTIDQLARVIEQIQINPHSRKHIVTAWNPADLDEMALTPCHAFFQFFIANGKLSLQMYQPSCDMFLGVPFNIASYALLLHMVAQVTDLTPYEFVHTLGDAHIYHAHFEAVQTQLERSPYPLPRLELDPKIKSIDAFKMQHIQLEDYQHHDAIRAPMIV; from the coding sequence ATGAAACAATATCTTGAAGGACTTCAGCAGGTGTTAGATGCTGGGGTTGACCGAGTGGGCAGAAACGGGAAAACTCGTGCACTGTTCGGCATGCAGATGCGATATAATCTGGAAGACGGATTTCCCGCTGTAACTACCAAGAAACTTGCGTTCCGTTCCGTAAAGGCAGAACTTTTAGGTTTCTTGCGCGGCTATGATCACGCTGAGCAGTTTGAGAAACTCGGGACACAGATATGGAACGCAAACGCTGATGCTTGGGGACGTGATGGGTACCTTGGACGGATATATGGTGTTCAGTGGCGAAAGTGGCAAACGGAAGAAGGCACGATTGATCAGCTCGCCAGGGTCATTGAACAAATTCAGATAAATCCGCATAGCCGTAAACATATTGTTACGGCATGGAACCCGGCAGACTTAGATGAGATGGCGTTGACACCATGCCACGCGTTCTTTCAATTCTTTATAGCAAACGGTAAGTTGTCGCTACAGATGTATCAGCCCAGCTGTGATATGTTTTTAGGAGTCCCGTTTAACATCGCCTCCTACGCGCTTCTCCTACACATGGTGGCTCAGGTGACAGATTTAACACCATACGAATTCGTCCACACTTTAGGTGATGCGCACATCTATCACGCACACTTTGAAGCCGTCCAAACCCAATTGGAACGGAGTCCGTATCCGCTCCCACGACTTGAATTGGATCCGAAAATCAAGTCAATTGATGCTTTCAAGATGCAACACATCCAGTTAGAGGACTATCAACACCATGATGCGATTCGCGCCCCTATGATTGTCTAA
- a CDS encoding dihydrofolate reductase — MVISMIAAMDKNRLIGNGPDIPWQLPADRRHFRDMTIGKPVVMGRKTFETLKRPLGKRRNIILTRNTAYEAPEGCIVTHSVEDVLNLCKDSEEVMICGGSPIYEAFLPRADRLYLTQVHATFEGDVYFPAFDMEAWQEVKRIDGEPDEKNPYPYSFLFLERK; from the coding sequence ATGGTAATTTCAATGATTGCCGCGATGGACAAAAACAGGCTTATCGGCAACGGACCGGATATTCCGTGGCAGCTGCCTGCTGACCGACGGCATTTTCGTGATATGACAATCGGTAAACCGGTGGTTATGGGACGTAAGACTTTTGAAACGCTCAAACGTCCGCTTGGCAAACGGCGCAACATCATTCTCACGCGAAATACAGCTTACGAGGCACCGGAAGGTTGTATCGTCACGCATTCGGTAGAAGATGTCCTAAACCTTTGTAAAGATTCAGAAGAGGTCATGATATGTGGCGGGTCACCCATCTATGAAGCCTTTTTACCCCGCGCAGACCGGCTCTACCTCACACAGGTACATGCCACGTTTGAAGGTGATGTCTATTTCCCCGCGTTTGATATGGAGGCGTGGCAAGAAGTGAAACGCATTGATGGCGAACCTGACGAGAAAAATCCTTATCCTTACAGTTTTCTGTTTTTAGAAAGAAAATAG
- a CDS encoding ThuA domain-containing protein, giving the protein MLNLCMLSGSFEYDSEASLKIFKTFVEKHYPIQANLIVYGSEDDDPSLAALDDADALLVFTRRLNTGGASIRQFQKYCEQGRPIVGVRTASHAYQNWLEFDKDVLGGDYQGHYGHGPMTRVEIVEAEHAILKDIPAFDCYGSLYKNSSLRDDTSLLLMGHTDEHSEPVAWTRLHNGGRICYTSLGHQKDFEVEPFLRFLAQSILWVSEQI; this is encoded by the coding sequence GTGCTTAATTTGTGTATGCTTTCTGGTTCTTTTGAATACGACTCCGAGGCATCTTTGAAGATTTTCAAAACGTTTGTTGAGAAACACTATCCGATCCAAGCGAATTTAATTGTTTACGGTTCCGAGGATGACGATCCGTCTTTGGCAGCGTTGGACGACGCAGACGCTTTGTTAGTTTTCACACGCCGTCTTAATACAGGTGGGGCATCGATCAGACAGTTCCAAAAGTATTGTGAACAAGGTAGACCGATCGTTGGGGTCAGAACAGCGAGTCACGCGTATCAAAACTGGTTGGAGTTTGATAAAGACGTTCTCGGGGGTGACTATCAAGGGCATTACGGTCATGGACCGATGACGCGTGTTGAAATCGTTGAGGCAGAACACGCTATTCTGAAGGATATACCAGCATTCGATTGTTATGGGAGTCTCTACAAGAATTCATCACTCCGCGACGATACTTCTTTACTGCTAATGGGGCACACAGATGAACATTCAGAGCCTGTCGCATGGACGCGTTTGCATAACGGGGGTCGCATCTGTTATACTTCATTAGGGCACCAGAAAGATTTTGAAGTAGAACCCTTTTTACGATTCCTTGCGCAAAGTATTTTGTGGGTGTCAGAACAGATTTAG
- a CDS encoding amidohydrolase family protein has translation METLTIVNGDIYTPTHYGQGSIVIQDDKISTITSEALQPSGEVIDASGCLVIPGLIDGLVHGGGGYDSMTGHVEDIATIARAHAQSGVTSLVLGISSGSMAQINGALTAIAQIVDEPVADGSQILGSYVEGKFGSLAKNGAQNAKYITPPNFEEFHAMWAASDGTLKVISVAPENDENLQFIKHLSTFKADAYNNIVIAMGHTNATYRQAMEAIDAGITRATHTYNGMSGMHHRDLGAVEAVLSHPDIHAELIVDEHHVHPFWGNNLIQQKGIDAVGLITDCTELAGVPTEEWQASATYVPELDAYRLNEDVISESDTAFEVGSTEKYVRNGAMWLDVGKPTERLVGATITLMDGIRNVINWGHSIEDALTMATLTPAQNLGVTESIGSIATGKIADIVIVNENLSVQTVILRGKLLKN, from the coding sequence ATGGAAACACTGACGATTGTGAATGGCGACATCTATACCCCAACGCATTACGGGCAGGGGAGTATCGTCATTCAAGATGACAAAATTTCAACGATAACATCAGAGGCACTTCAACCATCAGGAGAAGTTATTGATGCATCCGGATGCCTTGTGATTCCGGGATTGATTGATGGATTAGTGCATGGTGGTGGCGGTTATGATAGCATGACCGGTCATGTTGAAGATATTGCGACAATCGCGCGGGCACATGCACAAAGCGGTGTCACTTCGTTGGTGTTAGGGATTTCTTCTGGGAGCATGGCACAAATCAACGGTGCCTTAACCGCTATTGCACAGATCGTCGATGAACCGGTAGCAGACGGTTCTCAGATTTTAGGTTCGTATGTGGAAGGGAAATTTGGGAGTCTCGCTAAAAATGGGGCACAGAACGCGAAGTATATTACACCTCCGAATTTTGAAGAATTCCATGCAATGTGGGCGGCTTCTGATGGTACCTTGAAAGTTATTTCTGTCGCACCCGAAAACGATGAAAATCTCCAATTCATCAAGCACCTCTCGACTTTTAAAGCAGATGCTTACAACAACATCGTCATCGCGATGGGGCATACAAATGCAACCTATCGACAAGCGATGGAAGCGATTGATGCAGGTATAACGCGCGCAACACACACCTATAACGGCATGAGCGGGATGCACCACCGCGACCTTGGAGCCGTTGAAGCTGTCCTCTCCCATCCAGATATCCACGCAGAACTTATCGTCGATGAACACCATGTTCACCCTTTCTGGGGCAATAACCTGATTCAGCAGAAAGGGATTGATGCAGTCGGGTTAATTACAGATTGCACAGAACTCGCAGGTGTCCCTACGGAAGAATGGCAGGCCTCGGCAACTTATGTTCCTGAACTTGACGCTTATCGTCTCAACGAAGACGTGATTTCTGAAAGCGACACAGCCTTTGAAGTAGGCAGTACCGAGAAATACGTCCGTAACGGGGCAATGTGGCTGGATGTTGGGAAACCTACTGAACGGCTTGTTGGTGCGACAATTACGCTCATGGATGGCATTCGCAACGTTATAAACTGGGGACACTCTATCGAAGATGCCTTAACAATGGCAACCCTAACGCCTGCCCAAAATTTAGGCGTTACGGAATCGATCGGTTCGATAGCCACCGGTAAAATAGCAGATATCGTTATTGTCAACGAAAATTTAAGCGTTCAAACGGTTATTTTACGTGGAAAACTGCTGAAAAATTAG
- the rpsL gene encoding 30S ribosomal protein S12 produces MPTINQLIKKPRKRSRKKTKSPVLEQCPQRRGICLQVKTVTPRKPNSALRKVARVRFTTGYEATCYIPGIDHNLQEHSVVLVRGGKVRDLANVRYHIVRGQLDTAGVDNRRQGRSKYGARKPG; encoded by the coding sequence ATGCCAACGATTAATCAATTAATTAAAAAACCGCGCAAAAGGTCCCGGAAGAAGACGAAATCGCCGGTGCTTGAACAGTGTCCCCAGCGGCGCGGTATCTGTTTGCAGGTGAAAACGGTAACACCGAGAAAACCGAACTCGGCACTGCGCAAAGTCGCTCGAGTCCGTTTCACGACTGGCTATGAAGCCACCTGTTACATTCCGGGGATTGATCACAATTTGCAAGAACACTCAGTCGTTTTGGTTCGCGGTGGAAAAGTGAGGGATCTCGCTAACGTGCGTTACCACATCGTCCGTGGGCAGTTGGATACAGCGGGTGTCGATAACCGCCGTCAAGGTCGTTCAAAGTATGGTG